A single window of Pygocentrus nattereri isolate fPygNat1 chromosome 24, fPygNat1.pri, whole genome shotgun sequence DNA harbors:
- the gtf3ab gene encoding general transcription factor IIIA, b — translation MGERLKDPNKSFACLFSDCKASFSKSWKLEAHYCKHTGLRPFACDGCTKSFCTRYQLTRHQLSHSGERPYLCSVDGCAEAFSTSASLKNHVGRVHQNKAAQYVCNYEGCGKEFYKNKQLRAHQSEHSNLLPFECHFEGCGKKYATSQTLKRHEKVHKGYPCAEEGCPFKGRTWTEYQAHRKVEHREILQCDGCKKVFYEAWFLQKHKQFVHSGERRMFKCTKEGCQKTYTTHFNLQNHILSYHEGKRSFICSREGCGKAFAMEQSLKRHAVVHDPQKKKKKTKLKNLPKTKVSDASELTSRLQNVSLNQSASQK, via the exons ATGGGTGAACGATTAAAAGATCCAAATAAGAGCTTTGCGTGTTTATTCTCTGACTGCAAAGCTTCCTTCTCCAAGTCCTGGAAGCTGGAGGCTCACTACTGCAAGCACACAGGCTTG AGACCATTTGCATGTGACGGCTGTACTAAAAGCTTCTGCACCCGTTACCAGCTCACCCGCCATCAGCTGAGCCACAGTGGAGAGCGGCCTTACCT GTGTTCAGTGGATGGTTGTGCTGAGGCCTTCTCCACCAGCGCCAGCCTTAAGAATCATGTAGGACGTGTGCACCAGAACAAAGCGGCGCAATATGTG tgTAACTATGAAGGTTGTGGCAAGGAGTTTTACAAGAACAAACAGCTAAGAGCTCACCAAAGTGAACACTCCAACCTGCTTCCCTTTGA GTGTCACTTTGAGGGCTGTGGGAAGAAGTATGCCACCTCCCAAACTCTGAAAAGACATGAAAAAGTGCACAAAG GTTATCCATGTGCTGAAGAGGGCTGTCCTTTCAAAGGAAGGACATGGACAGAATATCAGGCCCACAGGAAAGTGGAGCACAGAG AAATCTTGCAGTGTGATGGCTGCAAGAAGGTCTTCTATGAAGCCTGGTTCCTGCAGAAGCATAAACAGTTCGTCCACTCGGGTGAGCGCCGCATGTTTAAATGCACCAAAGAGGGGTGTCAGAAGACCTATACCACACACTTCAACCTACAGAACCACATTCTTTCTTACCATGAGGGCAAGCGCTCCTTCATCTGCTCTCGTGAGGGGTGTGGGAAAGCGTTTGCCATGGAA CAAAGTCTGAAACGCCATGCTGTAGTCCATGATcctcagaagaagaaaaag aagaCCAAACTGAAGAACCTTCCAAAGACCAAGGTTTCAGATGCTTCTGAACTGACTTCACGTCTGCAGAATGTTTCTTTAAACCAATCAGCATCTCAAAAATAA
- the rpl21 gene encoding 60S ribosomal protein L21: MTNTRGKRRGTRYMFAKPFRKHGPIPLSVYMRIYKKGDIVDIKGTGTIQKGMPHKCYHGKTGRVYNVTQHAVGIIVNKQVKGKILAKRINVRIEHVKHSKSRDSFLQRVKENEKRKMEAKQANTWVELKRQPAAPRPAHFVSTKNNVPQLLEPIPYEFMA, encoded by the exons ATGACGAACACAAGAGGCAAGAGGAGGGGAACTAGGTACATGTTTGCCAAGCCCTTCCGTAAACATG gCCCAATCCCTCTGTCCGTTTACATGCGCATCTACAAGAAAGGAGATATTGTTGATATCAAG GGTACAGGAACCATTCAGAAAGGCATGCCTCATAAGTGCTACCATGGGAAAACAGGACGTGTTTACAATGTCACACAGCATGCTGTAGGCATCATCGTCAACAAGCAGGTCAA ggGCAAGATCCTGGCAAAGAGAATTAATGTGCGCATCGAGCATGTGAAGCACTCCAAGAGCAGAGACAGCTTCCTGCAGCGCGTCAAGGAGAACGAGAAAAGGAAGATGGAGGCCAAGCAGGCCAACACCTGGGTGGAGCTGAAGCGCCAG CCTGCTGCCCCTCGTCCAGCCCACTTTGTCAGCACCAAGAACAACGTGCCCCAgctgctggagcccatcccataCGAGTTCATGGCATAA